One window of the Roseovarius sp. THAF9 genome contains the following:
- a CDS encoding RluA family pseudouridine synthase, with product MGAAPLRTSVTVRIGADPPPRLDKALARDVPEAASLSRTRLARLIAEGAVCLGGAVVNDPKAKVVEGDIVEISVPTAVEVDVVAQEIALDVVFEDDDLIVINKPAGMVVHPAPGSPDGTLVNALLHHFGGTLSGVGGEKRPGIVHRIDKETSGLLVVAKSDSAHHGLAAQFEAHSVERKYLAVVNGMPDAADPRLRGIRGASFEAGNILKLTTQLARHKTDRQRQAVLFEGGRHAVTRARVVTPFGAPPQVALIECWLETGRTHQIRVHMAHAGHGLIGDPVYGGRRKLNARALSPGALDAAQHFPRQALHAALLGFEHPGTGEMLRFEAALPEDMANLLQELGAPA from the coding sequence ATGGGCGCAGCCCCCTTGCGAACCAGTGTCACCGTGCGGATCGGGGCCGATCCGCCGCCGCGCCTTGATAAGGCGTTGGCGCGCGATGTGCCAGAGGCCGCGTCGCTGTCGCGTACGCGGCTGGCAAGGCTGATCGCCGAGGGCGCGGTGTGCTTGGGCGGCGCGGTGGTCAACGACCCCAAGGCGAAGGTGGTCGAAGGTGACATCGTCGAGATCAGCGTGCCTACGGCGGTTGAGGTGGATGTGGTGGCGCAGGAGATCGCGCTGGACGTGGTGTTCGAGGATGACGACCTGATCGTGATCAACAAGCCTGCTGGGATGGTGGTGCATCCCGCGCCGGGCAGCCCGGACGGAACGCTGGTGAACGCGCTGTTGCACCATTTCGGCGGTACGTTGTCGGGGGTGGGTGGCGAGAAACGGCCCGGCATCGTGCACCGGATCGACAAGGAGACGAGCGGCCTGCTGGTGGTCGCGAAGTCGGACAGTGCGCATCACGGTCTGGCCGCGCAGTTCGAGGCGCATAGCGTCGAGCGCAAGTATCTGGCGGTGGTGAACGGGATGCCGGATGCCGCCGATCCGCGGTTGCGGGGCATACGTGGCGCCAGTTTCGAGGCGGGAAACATCCTGAAACTGACGACGCAGTTGGCGCGGCACAAGACGGACCGGCAGCGGCAGGCGGTGTTGTTCGAGGGCGGGCGGCACGCGGTGACGCGGGCGCGCGTTGTGACACCGTTCGGTGCTCCGCCGCAGGTGGCGCTGATCGAATGCTGGCTGGAGACGGGGCGGACGCACCAGATCCGGGTGCACATGGCCCATGCGGGGCATGGCCTGATCGGTGATCCGGTTTATGGCGGGCGGCGCAAGTTGAACGCGCGGGCGCTGTCGCCGGGCGCGCTGGACGCCGCGCAACATTTCCCACGGCAGGCGTTGCATGCGGCGCTGCTGGGGTTCGAGCATCCGGGTACGGGGGAGATGCTGCGCTTCGAGGCGGCGCTGCCGGAGGACATGGCCAACCTGCTGCAGGAACTGGGCGCGCCGGCTTAA
- a CDS encoding MFS transporter, whose amino-acid sequence MFQAFAGIWALLIGIVLIMLGNGMHFTLIGLRGDIEGFSSAELAVVTSGYFVGYLLGARYAPRLIRRVGHVRVFAALGSFMSAGLIAFPLLAEPWAWTLLRILIGFAMSGIYVTAESWLNNAATNETRGKILSAYMIAQTLGIIGAQGLLNLGETAGASLFIGASILVSVSFAPILLSVTPVPAAEVTRAMPLRELFTGSPLGTVGIFLLGSLYATQSGMGAVYGAQIGMGKGEIALFIAMLFGGALVLQYPIGWLSDRIDRRKVIFGAAALGAGFCLLGWVMGGTYWPLMAAAFLTGGVTTPLYALLLAYTNDHLPVEDMASASGGLVLTFGIGAIVGPLAAGWVMGLMGPSAFWLVLASSFAAIAVYAAYRMTKRAATPVEETESYLGVLPASTAFVVEAAGAWSAEQGEDDDKDN is encoded by the coding sequence ATGTTTCAGGCTTTTGCGGGGATCTGGGCGCTGCTGATCGGTATCGTGCTGATCATGCTGGGCAACGGCATGCATTTCACGCTGATCGGCTTGCGCGGCGATATCGAGGGGTTTTCCTCGGCCGAGTTGGCGGTTGTGACCTCGGGCTATTTCGTGGGGTACCTGCTGGGCGCGCGGTATGCGCCGCGCCTGATCCGCCGGGTCGGGCATGTGCGGGTGTTCGCGGCACTGGGCAGCTTCATGTCGGCGGGGCTGATCGCCTTTCCGCTGCTAGCGGAGCCGTGGGCGTGGACGCTGCTGCGCATCCTGATCGGGTTTGCCATGTCGGGGATTTATGTCACCGCGGAAAGCTGGCTGAACAACGCGGCCACGAACGAAACGCGCGGCAAGATCCTGTCGGCCTACATGATTGCGCAGACGTTGGGTATCATCGGGGCGCAGGGCCTGCTGAACCTGGGCGAGACGGCGGGTGCGTCGCTGTTCATCGGGGCGTCGATCCTGGTGTCGGTGTCCTTTGCGCCGATCCTCTTGTCCGTCACGCCGGTGCCGGCGGCGGAAGTCACCCGCGCGATGCCGTTGCGTGAGTTGTTCACGGGCTCGCCACTGGGCACGGTGGGGATTTTCCTGCTGGGGAGCCTCTACGCCACGCAGTCGGGGATGGGTGCGGTCTATGGCGCGCAAATCGGGATGGGCAAGGGCGAGATCGCGCTGTTCATCGCGATGCTGTTCGGCGGCGCGCTGGTGCTGCAATATCCCATTGGCTGGCTGTCGGACAGGATCGACCGGCGCAAGGTGATCTTCGGCGCCGCGGCGCTGGGGGCTGGGTTCTGCTTGCTGGGCTGGGTCATGGGGGGCACGTACTGGCCGTTGATGGCGGCGGCGTTCCTGACCGGGGGGGTGACGACGCCGCTTTACGCATTGCTGCTGGCCTATACCAACGACCATTTGCCGGTGGAGGACATGGCCTCGGCGTCAGGCGGGCTGGTGCTGACCTTCGGGATCGGGGCGATCGTGGGCCCGCTGGCAGCGGGTTGGGTGATGGGCCTTATGGGACCCTCGGCTTTCTGGCTGGTGCTGGCGTCGTCGTTTGCGGCGATTGCGGTCTATGCCGCTTACCGAATGACGAAACGGGCGGCGACGCCGGTGGAGGAGACCGAGAGTTACCTTGGCGTGCTGCCGGCCTCAACGGCCTTCGTGGTCGAAGCGGCGGGCGCGTGGTCGGCCGAGCAGGGTGAGGACGACGACAAGGACAATTGA
- a CDS encoding alpha/beta hydrolase yields MRSLSILCVTVLAACAPRPAAEYAPTVPEAHLQTLYVATQKALDHTGWTFGAKRTGQMRYFRADISIPPTHRPGHVEWPEGPPDAAKDFVVAATDVYPSGAAFIGDVKAARPGRETQVFVHGYNVTLSDGLYRLAQMREDFEVAEPSVLFAWASAGDPRGYVYDRDSVLYARDDLEDLLARLTGRPGDRVTLLAHSMGAHLVMEVMRQAALKGDRRLLDRISGVVLMSPDIDPDIFRRQAEAIGELPQPFLIFVTQQDRALSLASLITGRKKRLGVIDGPEAVAGLPVKVIDFTALADGEGLDHAVAITSPSAISVLNGMLEQASLGRDAFEDYMVLEAQP; encoded by the coding sequence TTGCGCAGCCTGTCGATACTTTGTGTGACCGTGCTGGCCGCCTGTGCGCCGCGCCCTGCCGCGGAATACGCACCGACGGTGCCCGAGGCGCATCTGCAGACGCTTTATGTGGCGACGCAGAAGGCGCTGGACCATACCGGTTGGACCTTTGGCGCGAAACGCACGGGCCAGATGCGCTATTTCCGGGCCGATATCTCGATCCCGCCGACGCACCGGCCGGGTCACGTGGAATGGCCCGAGGGCCCGCCGGATGCGGCGAAGGATTTCGTGGTGGCGGCGACGGATGTCTACCCGTCCGGCGCGGCCTTTATCGGGGATGTGAAGGCAGCGCGCCCGGGGCGGGAAACCCAGGTTTTCGTGCATGGCTACAACGTGACGCTTTCCGATGGTTTGTACCGGCTGGCGCAGATGCGCGAGGATTTCGAGGTGGCCGAGCCGTCGGTTCTGTTCGCCTGGGCCTCGGCGGGGGACCCGCGGGGGTATGTCTATGACCGCGACAGCGTGCTTTACGCCCGGGACGATTTGGAAGACCTGCTGGCCCGGCTGACCGGCCGGCCGGGGGACCGGGTGACATTGCTGGCGCATTCCATGGGCGCGCATCTTGTGATGGAGGTGATGCGGCAGGCGGCGCTGAAGGGGGATCGGCGTCTGCTGGACCGGATCAGCGGCGTGGTGCTGATGTCGCCGGATATCGACCCGGATATCTTTCGCAGGCAGGCCGAGGCGATCGGGGAGTTGCCTCAGCCGTTCCTGATTTTTGTGACGCAGCAGGACCGGGCGCTGAGCCTTGCCAGCCTGATCACAGGGCGCAAGAAGCGGCTGGGCGTGATCGACGGGCCGGAGGCGGTGGCGGGCCTGCCGGTGAAGGTGATCGACTTTACCGCGCTGGCGGATGGCGAGGGCCTGGACCACGCGGTGGCGATCACCTCGCCTTCGGCGATTTCGGTGCTGAACGGGATGCTGGAGCAGGCCTCGCTGGGGAGGGATGCGTTCGAAGATTACATGGTGCTGGAGGCACAGCCGTGA
- a CDS encoding LysR substrate-binding domain-containing protein, with the protein MNQDRRDLPPLESLVFFNTVMKRGGFSAAAPELMVSQAAVSKRIRQLEDWLGTPLFDRGARHAVPTDTARRLEEPVRLALDYLTSSLDTARVTDTGTLRIAANGAVSMFWLYPRLQAFATSSDACNVSVLTADDPSTLTADTLDLAIHYGEAPPPGWTGTPLFDETIIPAAAPAIAATVSDLPDLPLLDYPRLAPDWINWRIWHDRKPGSPLSARPVETCRSYGHSIGRALAGDGIALASLPMLDTLVSSGQLVPVGDDTLTTTRRYWLNRRVTAPLSPNALLLHRALAGPDTV; encoded by the coding sequence ATGAATCAGGACCGCCGAGATCTCCCGCCTCTGGAATCCCTCGTCTTCTTCAACACGGTGATGAAACGCGGCGGCTTTTCCGCCGCCGCCCCTGAACTCATGGTATCCCAGGCCGCCGTCAGCAAACGCATCCGACAGCTCGAGGACTGGCTCGGCACGCCGCTTTTTGACCGCGGCGCGCGCCACGCGGTGCCCACCGACACCGCCCGCCGGCTGGAAGAACCCGTGCGCCTCGCGCTCGACTACCTGACATCCTCGCTCGACACCGCGCGCGTCACCGACACCGGCACACTCCGGATCGCGGCCAATGGCGCGGTCTCGATGTTCTGGCTCTATCCGCGCCTCCAAGCCTTCGCTACCAGCTCCGATGCCTGCAATGTCAGCGTGCTGACCGCCGACGATCCCTCGACCCTTACCGCAGACACGCTCGATCTCGCCATCCACTACGGCGAGGCCCCGCCACCCGGCTGGACCGGCACGCCGCTATTTGACGAGACGATCATTCCAGCCGCCGCACCCGCCATCGCCGCCACCGTCTCCGACCTGCCCGACCTGCCCCTGCTGGACTATCCCCGCCTCGCGCCTGACTGGATCAACTGGCGCATCTGGCACGACCGCAAGCCCGGCTCTCCCCTCTCCGCGCGCCCGGTCGAGACCTGCCGCAGCTACGGCCACAGCATCGGCCGCGCCCTGGCCGGCGATGGCATCGCCCTGGCCAGCCTGCCGATGCTCGACACCCTCGTAAGCAGCGGCCAGTTGGTCCCGGTTGGCGACGACACCCTGACCACCACCCGCCGCTACTGGCTGAACCGCCGCGTGACCGCGCCGCTCTCGCCCAATGCCCTTCTGCTGCACCGTGCCCTTGCGGGTCCCGACACCGTCTGA
- the ribB gene encoding 3,4-dihydroxy-2-butanone-4-phosphate synthase, whose product MSETQAFEKPGPVEAELRSAISSTEEIIAEARAGRMFILVDHEDRENEGDLVIPAEFATAEVINFMATHGKGLICLPMTAQRIDRLGLPMMAVNNSSRHETAFTVSIEAREGVSTGISAADRALTISTAINEQNTQAHIATPGHVFPLRARNGGVLVRAGHTEAAVDISRLAGLNPSGVICEIMKDDGTMARLPDLVEFAKTHGMKIGTISDLIAYRHKHDNLVREVRRETITSSHGGEWDMRIFADQITDTEHVVLSKGDITDGKPVLARTHALNALEDVLGIGLEASPAGPTGKLPRAMNIIAREGRGAVFLFRQPRPSLASEMEEDDTPRTIKQTGLGAQIMSTMGLHELILVTDSPNTRYLGLDAYGISIVGTHRLSEG is encoded by the coding sequence ATGTCCGAAACCCAAGCCTTCGAAAAACCCGGCCCCGTCGAGGCCGAGCTGCGCTCCGCGATCTCGTCCACTGAGGAAATCATCGCCGAGGCGCGTGCCGGCCGCATGTTCATCCTTGTCGACCACGAGGACCGCGAGAACGAGGGCGACCTGGTGATACCCGCCGAATTCGCCACGGCCGAAGTCATCAACTTCATGGCCACCCACGGCAAGGGCCTCATCTGCCTGCCCATGACGGCCCAAAGGATTGACCGCCTTGGCCTGCCCATGATGGCCGTGAACAACTCGTCGCGGCACGAAACCGCCTTCACCGTCAGCATCGAGGCCCGCGAGGGCGTCAGCACCGGCATCTCGGCGGCCGACCGCGCGCTGACCATATCGACCGCGATCAACGAACAGAACACCCAGGCCCATATCGCCACGCCGGGCCATGTCTTTCCGCTGCGCGCCCGCAACGGTGGCGTCCTCGTACGCGCCGGCCATACCGAGGCCGCCGTGGACATCTCTCGCCTCGCCGGCCTCAACCCCTCCGGCGTGATCTGCGAGATCATGAAGGACGACGGCACCATGGCCCGCCTGCCCGACCTTGTGGAGTTCGCCAAGACCCACGGCATGAAGATCGGCACCATCTCCGACCTCATCGCCTATCGCCACAAGCACGACAACCTCGTGCGCGAGGTCCGGCGCGAAACCATCACGTCCTCGCACGGCGGAGAATGGGACATGCGCATCTTCGCCGACCAGATCACCGATACCGAGCATGTCGTACTGTCCAAGGGCGACATCACCGATGGCAAACCGGTGCTTGCCCGCACCCACGCGCTCAACGCGCTCGAGGACGTGCTGGGCATCGGGCTCGAGGCCAGCCCCGCCGGCCCGACCGGCAAGCTGCCCCGTGCCATGAACATCATCGCCCGCGAAGGCCGCGGCGCCGTCTTCCTCTTCCGCCAGCCCCGGCCCAGCCTCGCCTCGGAAATGGAAGAGGACGACACGCCGCGCACCATCAAACAGACGGGCCTTGGCGCTCAGATCATGTCCACGATGGGCCTGCACGAACTGATCCTCGTCACCGACAGCCCGAATACCCGTTACCTCGGGCTCGACGCCTACGGCATCAGCATCGTCGGCACGCACCGCCTCAGCGAAGGATAA
- a CDS encoding M3 family oligoendopeptidase, translating into MFQLPKPAFDVNAGSGSDNLGDLPEWNLDDLYTGQDAPELKRDLDWLEQACADFAADYEGKLADLHAAGLLECIQRNEKISSIAGRIMSFAGLRYYQLTTDGERAKFLSDCQEKITNYTTPLVFFTLELNRLDADTLKAMYAENADLARYAPVIRRIQAMKPYQLSDELEKFLHDLGVVGDAWERLFDETIAGLTFDVDGEELGIESTLNLLTEQDRDKRESAARELARTFQANIRTFARVHNTTAKEKEVIDRWRGMPTAQTSRHLSNDVEPEVVEALRDAVVDAYPKLSHRYYELKRKWLGLDRMQVWDRNAPLPMEAPRKIDWPTARGMVMDAYSDFDPRMGDLAEPFFDKGWIDAAVKPGKAPGAFAHPTVTDVHPYVMLNYLGKPRDVMTLAHELGHGVHQVLAAEQGELLSSTPLTLAETASVFGEMLTFRKLLDAAKDNAERKVLLAGKVEDMINTVVRQIAFYDFECKLHDARRGGELTSEDIGALWMSVQGESLGPAFDFMEGYETFWAYIPHFVHSPFYVYAYAFGDGLVNALYAVYEENPDGFQDKYFDMLKAGGSMHHKELLAPFGLDASDPAFWDKGLSMISGFIDQLEAMED; encoded by the coding sequence ATGTTCCAGCTTCCCAAACCCGCCTTCGACGTAAACGCCGGCTCCGGCTCCGACAATCTGGGCGACCTGCCGGAGTGGAACCTCGACGACCTCTACACCGGACAGGACGCTCCCGAACTCAAGCGCGATCTCGACTGGCTGGAACAGGCCTGCGCCGACTTCGCCGCCGACTACGAAGGCAAGCTGGCCGATCTCCACGCCGCGGGCCTCCTCGAATGCATCCAGCGGAACGAAAAGATCTCGTCCATTGCGGGCCGCATCATGTCCTTCGCCGGCCTGCGCTATTACCAACTGACCACCGATGGCGAGCGGGCCAAGTTCCTGTCCGACTGCCAGGAGAAGATCACCAACTACACCACCCCGCTGGTCTTCTTCACCCTCGAACTCAATCGGCTCGACGCGGACACGCTCAAAGCGATGTATGCGGAAAACGCCGATCTCGCCCGCTACGCCCCCGTCATCCGCCGCATCCAGGCGATGAAGCCCTACCAGCTTTCCGACGAGCTGGAAAAATTCCTGCACGACCTCGGTGTCGTGGGCGACGCGTGGGAACGCCTTTTTGATGAGACCATCGCGGGCCTCACCTTCGACGTGGATGGCGAGGAGCTCGGGATCGAGAGCACCCTCAACCTGCTCACCGAACAGGACCGCGACAAACGCGAATCCGCCGCCCGCGAACTTGCCCGCACCTTCCAGGCCAACATCCGCACCTTCGCCCGCGTCCACAACACGACGGCCAAGGAGAAAGAAGTCATCGACCGCTGGCGCGGCATGCCCACCGCCCAGACCTCGCGTCACCTCAGTAACGATGTCGAGCCCGAGGTGGTCGAGGCCCTGCGCGACGCCGTAGTCGACGCCTACCCCAAGCTCAGCCACCGCTACTACGAATTGAAACGCAAATGGCTCGGCCTCGACCGGATGCAGGTCTGGGACCGCAACGCCCCCCTGCCGATGGAGGCGCCGCGCAAGATCGACTGGCCGACCGCCCGCGGCATGGTGATGGACGCCTATTCCGATTTCGACCCGCGCATGGGCGACTTGGCGGAACCCTTCTTCGACAAGGGCTGGATCGACGCCGCCGTCAAACCCGGCAAGGCCCCCGGCGCCTTCGCCCACCCTACCGTCACAGACGTGCACCCCTACGTCATGCTGAACTACCTCGGCAAACCGCGCGACGTGATGACCCTCGCGCACGAGCTGGGCCACGGCGTGCACCAGGTCCTGGCCGCCGAACAGGGCGAGCTTCTGTCATCCACCCCTCTCACGCTTGCAGAAACGGCCTCGGTCTTCGGCGAGATGCTGACCTTCCGCAAACTGCTGGATGCCGCCAAGGACAACGCCGAACGCAAAGTCCTGCTCGCCGGCAAGGTCGAGGACATGATCAACACCGTAGTCCGCCAGATCGCCTTCTACGATTTCGAGTGCAAGCTGCACGACGCCCGCCGCGGCGGCGAGCTGACCTCGGAAGACATCGGCGCCCTCTGGATGTCCGTGCAGGGCGAAAGCCTTGGCCCCGCCTTCGATTTCATGGAGGGCTACGAGACCTTCTGGGCCTATATCCCCCACTTCGTCCACTCGCCGTTCTACGTCTACGCCTACGCGTTCGGTGACGGGCTGGTGAACGCGCTCTATGCCGTCTACGAGGAAAACCCCGACGGCTTCCAGGACAAGTATTTCGACATGCTCAAGGCGGGCGGCTCGATGCACCACAAGGAACTTCTGGCGCCCTTCGGCCTCGACGCTTCGGACCCGGCCTTCTGGGACAAGGGCCTGTCGATGATCTCCGGCTTCATCGACCAGCTGGAGGCGATGGAGGACTAG
- a CDS encoding DksA/TraR family C4-type zinc finger protein — MAGGWARDGAVSEQIEASIEDELARMKAAKRPVGESLTHCAECEEEIPQARREALPGVKLCIDCQQERDGAQQARGGINRRGSKDSQLK, encoded by the coding sequence ATGGCCGGCGGATGGGCGCGCGACGGCGCGGTGAGTGAACAGATCGAAGCCTCGATCGAGGACGAGTTGGCGCGGATGAAGGCCGCGAAACGCCCCGTGGGCGAGAGCCTGACGCATTGTGCCGAATGCGAGGAGGAGATTCCGCAGGCGCGGCGCGAGGCGTTGCCGGGCGTGAAACTGTGCATTGATTGCCAGCAGGAACGCGACGGTGCGCAGCAGGCGCGGGGCGGGATCAACCGTCGCGGCTCGAAAGACAGTCAGCTCAAGTAG
- a CDS encoding MmcB family DNA repair protein: MQDHFSDIIAMQPGQLLARGVCRHLLGYDFATVEEFSPEKGKRVDVMALGPKGEIWVVECKSSRADFTSDLKWDGYLEWCDRYFWAVDEAFPTDLLPEGTGLIIADAYDAQIIRMAPEHKLPGARRTALTRRFARQAALRLQGARDPGL; encoded by the coding sequence ATGCAGGACCATTTCAGCGACATAATTGCGATGCAGCCCGGCCAGCTTTTGGCGCGGGGCGTGTGCCGGCATTTGCTGGGCTATGATTTCGCAACGGTCGAGGAATTCTCGCCGGAGAAGGGCAAGCGCGTGGACGTCATGGCGCTGGGACCCAAGGGCGAGATCTGGGTGGTGGAGTGCAAGTCGAGCCGGGCGGATTTCACTTCGGATCTCAAGTGGGATGGCTATCTTGAATGGTGCGACCGGTATTTCTGGGCCGTCGACGAGGCGTTTCCGACCGACCTGTTGCCCGAGGGCACGGGACTGATCATCGCGGATGCGTATGACGCGCAGATCATTCGGATGGCGCCGGAGCACAAGCTGCCCGGCGCGCGGCGCACGGCGCTGACGCGACGCTTTGCGCGGCAGGCGGCGTTGCGTTTGCAGGGCGCGCGCGATCCGGGGCTTTGA
- a CDS encoding 6,7-dimethyl-8-ribityllumazine synthase produces MAGTEYTLPRATFDKPVKLLIVVAPFYRDIADMMIDGAKAEIEASGATYDLIEVPGALEIPTSIGIAERLSNFDGYVALGCVIRGATTHYETVCNDSSRGITLLGLQGLCIGNGILTVENRDQAVERADPDQMNKGAGAAAAALHLIALTRKWGTRKGVGFMPDAEEYKLAGELKDNPTA; encoded by the coding sequence ATGGCCGGAACCGAATACACCCTGCCCCGCGCCACGTTCGACAAGCCCGTGAAACTGCTGATCGTCGTGGCCCCCTTCTACCGCGACATCGCCGACATGATGATCGACGGGGCAAAGGCCGAGATCGAAGCCTCCGGCGCTACTTACGACCTCATCGAAGTGCCCGGCGCGCTTGAAATCCCCACCTCCATCGGCATCGCCGAGCGCCTGTCGAACTTCGACGGCTACGTGGCGCTAGGCTGCGTCATCCGCGGCGCCACCACCCATTACGAGACTGTGTGCAACGATTCCAGCCGCGGCATCACCCTGCTGGGCCTTCAGGGCCTGTGCATCGGCAATGGCATCCTCACGGTCGAAAACCGCGATCAGGCCGTGGAACGCGCCGACCCCGACCAGATGAACAAGGGCGCAGGCGCCGCCGCCGCCGCCCTGCACCTCATTGCGCTCACCCGCAAATGGGGCACCCGCAAGGGCGTCGGCTTCATGCCCGACGCCGAGGAATACAAGCTCGCAGGCGAGCTCAAGGACAACCCCACCGCATGA
- a CDS encoding DUF6476 family protein: protein MNDTPQPPSLDPGMVRYLRTLVTVLTGVMILGFLVIVALFVTKFSGATQVALPEVITLPDGTTPTAFTRANGWYAVVTEADTILIFDEATGELRQTIEVKTDEPSE from the coding sequence ATGAACGACACTCCTCAGCCGCCGTCGCTGGACCCCGGGATGGTGCGCTACCTGCGCACCCTCGTGACCGTCCTGACGGGCGTAATGATTCTCGGGTTTCTAGTGATCGTCGCGCTCTTTGTCACCAAGTTCTCCGGCGCGACTCAGGTGGCCCTGCCAGAAGTGATCACCCTGCCCGACGGCACGACACCCACTGCCTTCACACGCGCCAATGGCTGGTACGCCGTTGTGACCGAAGCCGACACGATCCTGATCTTCGACGAAGCGACCGGCGAGTTGCGCCAGACCATCGAGGTCAAGACAGACGAACCGTCCGAATAA
- the nusB gene encoding transcription antitermination factor NusB: protein MTELSGNQKRKMRSAARLYAVQALFQMEHSSQSYETIIREFLDFRFGQEYEEGIEMADGDIDLFRQLVEQAVNWQSKIDQMTDRALVAKWPIARIDPTLRAVFRAAGAEFLEGEAPVKVVINEFVDVARSFYPEGKEGSFVNAVLDHMAREAKPEAF from the coding sequence ATGACCGAACTATCCGGCAACCAGAAACGCAAGATGCGCTCCGCCGCGCGGCTCTACGCAGTGCAGGCGCTCTTTCAGATGGAACATTCCAGCCAGTCCTATGAGACGATCATCCGCGAATTCCTCGATTTCCGCTTTGGACAGGAATACGAGGAAGGCATCGAGATGGCCGACGGCGATATCGACCTCTTTCGCCAACTGGTCGAGCAGGCCGTGAACTGGCAATCCAAGATCGACCAGATGACCGACCGCGCACTGGTGGCGAAATGGCCCATCGCGCGCATCGACCCCACCCTGCGCGCGGTGTTCCGCGCCGCCGGGGCGGAGTTCCTCGAAGGTGAGGCACCGGTCAAGGTCGTCATCAACGAATTCGTCGACGTCGCCCGCAGCTTCTATCCCGAGGGCAAGGAAGGCAGCTTCGTCAACGCCGTGCTCGATCACATGGCCCGCGAGGCCAAACCCGAAGCGTTCTGA
- the rpoH gene encoding RNA polymerase sigma factor RpoH, translating into MSNYANLPAPSPEAGLNRYLQEIRKFPLLEPEQEYMLAKRWVEEQDTDAAHQMVTSHLRLAAKIAMGYRGYGLPQAEVISEANVGLMQAVKRFDPEKGFRLATYAMWWIRASIQEYILRSWSMVKLGTTSGQKKLFFNLRKAKARIGALEDGDLHPDKVKQIATDLGVTEDEVISMNRRMSGGDASLNATVGTEGEGTMQWQDWLEDEDADQAGDYEKRDELEARRELLAEAMDVLNDREKDILTQRRLNEKAVTLEDLSGQYDVSRERIRQIEVRAFEKLQKRMRSLAAEKGMMATA; encoded by the coding sequence TTGAGCAATTACGCAAATCTTCCTGCGCCATCGCCCGAAGCCGGGCTGAACCGGTATTTGCAGGAAATCCGGAAATTTCCGCTGTTGGAGCCGGAACAGGAATACATGCTGGCCAAGCGCTGGGTCGAGGAACAGGACACCGACGCCGCGCACCAGATGGTCACCAGCCACCTGCGTCTGGCGGCGAAGATCGCCATGGGCTATCGCGGCTATGGGTTGCCGCAGGCCGAGGTCATCTCGGAAGCCAACGTGGGCCTGATGCAGGCGGTCAAACGTTTTGATCCCGAGAAGGGTTTTCGCCTGGCCACCTATGCGATGTGGTGGATCCGGGCCAGTATTCAGGAGTACATCCTGCGCAGCTGGTCGATGGTCAAGCTGGGTACGACCAGCGGGCAGAAGAAGTTGTTCTTCAATCTGCGCAAGGCCAAGGCTCGCATCGGGGCGCTGGAGGACGGAGACCTGCATCCCGACAAGGTGAAGCAGATCGCGACCGACCTGGGCGTGACCGAGGACGAGGTGATCAGCATGAACCGCCGGATGTCCGGGGGCGACGCGTCGCTGAACGCCACGGTCGGCACCGAGGGCGAAGGCACGATGCAGTGGCAGGACTGGCTGGAGGACGAGGATGCCGACCAGGCCGGTGACTATGAGAAGCGCGACGAGCTGGAAGCGCGGCGCGAACTGCTGGCCGAGGCGATGGACGTGCTGAACGATCGCGAGAAGGATATCCTGACGCAACGGCGGCTGAACGAAAAGGCCGTGACGCTGGAGGATCTGAGCGGGCAGTACGATGTCAGCCGCGAACGGATCCGGCAGATCGAGGTGCGGGCGTTCGAGAAGCTGCAGAAGCGCATGCGCAGCCTGGCCGCCGAGAAGGGGATGATGGCGACGGCCTGA
- a CDS encoding DUF6324 family protein, producing the protein MGINDERDIEANLQIGPTDQGMVRLFIMAGPTEIPMDFDPDEAREIAEEILAAAKAAEAKR; encoded by the coding sequence GTGGGCATCAACGACGAACGCGACATCGAGGCGAATCTGCAAATCGGTCCCACCGACCAGGGTATGGTCCGCCTGTTCATCATGGCAGGCCCCACGGAAATCCCTATGGATTTCGACCCCGATGAGGCCCGCGAAATCGCCGAGGAAATCCTCGCCGCTGCCAAGGCCGCCGAAGCGAAACGCTAG